CTTGTGAGAAGATTGCTTCATTTTGAGATGAGTCTTTTTTTAAATAGCTAACTGCCACTACTTACATAAGATTGGAGTTTGATTTTCGCTAAAAGTTAGAACTTTTGCGAGCTTATTAGAAAATTGGTGGATTCAACTAGATTCATTTCAACTACCAGCTTGTTCAAGAACTCCTTTGCTGCTTGGTATTTGACCTGATCTTCTAGGATCAATTTCAGTAGCCATCCTTAAGGCTCTTGCAAAAGATTTAAAAGATGCCTCAACTATATGGTGTGTGTTTGTTCCTGATATTTGCCTTATGTGGAGGGTTAAGCCACTATTGCTTGACACAGCAGCAAAAAATTCTTTAACCAGCTCCGTATCATAGGTACCTACTTTTTGAGAAGGGATATCTAAATCAAAACTTAAATGGGGTCGCCCTGAGCAATCGACTACTACTTGAATAAGAGCTTCATCAAGAGGAGCAAGGAAATGACCAAAACGCTTTATTCCAGATCGATCTCCAAGTGCCTTTGATAAGGCTTGTCCTATTGCGATTCCAATATCTTCATTAGTGTGATGATCGTCTACATGAGTATCTCCATTTGCGCTTACTTTTATATCGAATAATCCATGGCTAGATAATTGTTGGATCATATGGTCTAGAAAACCAATACCAGTACTTACATCGCACTTTCCAGATCCATCAATATCTATTTGGACAAAAACGTCCGTTTCCTTAGTTACTCGGCTGATTTCTCCTGATCTTGTTCTGTTCATATCTATTCTATTAATTAAATTGAAATAAAATTACATTCCATTTATGCAATACCCAGCATCAACATAAACAGTTTGACCTGATATACCACTTGAAAGATCACTAAGCAAGAAAGCAGCTGTGTTTCCTACTTCGATTTGGGTAACGGTTCTTCTAAGAGGAGCTTTTTCTTCGACGTTATGAATCATGTCTAAAATCCCTCCAATAGCAGAACTTGCGAGAGTTCTTATTGGTCCAGCGCTAATTGCATTAACTCGAACCTGATTTTCAGGACCAAGCTCCTCTGAAAGATATCTAACTGAAGCCTCTAAAGCTGCTTTCGCGACACCCATTACGTTGTAATTAGGAATTGCTCTTTCTGCTCCTAAGTAAGTCAAAGTAACTACTCCCGCCCCTTTACTGAAAAGAGGTTTTGCGTATTTACACAATGGAGCAAGAGAATATGCGCTTATTTCAAGTGCTCTAGAGAATCCCTCCGGAGAAGTCGCACTGTAATTGCCTACTAATTCTTCTTTTCCTGCAAAGGCTAAACAGTGGACTAATCCATCAATCTGTCCCCATTGATTCTTAATTGCTTCAAAAACTTCTTCTATTTGAGAAGAGTTTTGAACATTCAGGGGTAAAAATAAGCTTGGATTTAACGGAGAAGTTAGTTCTTTGACTTTTGCTTCGAATCGACCTTTCTCATCTGGTAAGTATGTGATTCCTAGCTCTGCTCCAGCTGCGTTTAATTGTTGAGCGATTCCCCACGCAATTGATCTGTTGTTTGCTATCCCAGTTACCAGGATTTTTTTGCCACTAAGATCGAGAAGCATCTTGTCGGACTCTTTTGGTTAGTATTCCTTATTCTCCCTTATTTAGGGGTAAGACTCATAGTTAAATGAATATATAGTTAAAAGTTCTTTAATCCATTTACCAGCAAAACACTAAAAATCATGGTTCGGACTGCTTCAACAATGCTTCCACTTGGGACGCAATTACCTGATTTTGAATTGGAGATGGTTTCAGGTTTAAAATTTTCACCTGAGGATCCATTTAGATGTGCTAGCCATATTAGAAGTTTTGATCTAACTAAAAAACCATTGTTTTTGATGGTGATTTGCGCTCATTGTCCGTTTGTTAAACACGTTGAAAGTGGAATTACAAATTTGTTTAATTCTTTTGGAGATAATGTTCAATTTTTAGCTGTTTCTAGTAATAGCTTGATAACTCATCCTCAAGATTCTCCTGAATTATTAGCTTATCAAGCGAATAATCTTGGATGGAAATTTCCTTATTTGTTTGATTCTGATCAGATATTGGCAAAAGCTCTAAAGGCTGCATGCACTCCAGATTTTTATATTTTTTGGCCTTCTAAAGATGGAGTATCAAAATTGAGGTATAGGGGACAAATGGATGGAAGTCGACCTGGAAATGAAATACCTGTTTCTGGTGATGATATTCGTCTAGTGCTTAGCTCATTATTAAAGGGAGAAGATATTTCAACTGATCAAAAACCCTCCATCGGCTGCAATATTAAATGGCATCCTGGTATGGAACCTGAATGGTTTGGATGAATTTATGATTGTCTTTTTAATTTTTATCATTTGAAGTTAATCTAAATAATATGCAAATACCTCCTTTTAGTCTTGATGAACAAATTTCCGAAATTGGAGACGAGATTGAAAAAGTTTTAATTAAAGTTTTTAGAAGCGGAAAATATATTGGAGGGGAGGAAGTAGCTTCATTTGAAAAAGCTTTTGCATTAGCCATAGAAACTTCTTACTCAGTTAGTTGTAACAGTGGAACTGATGCATTAATTCTTGCCTTAAGGTCACTAAATATTGGAGAGGGTGATGAAGTAATCACATCATCATTTAGTTTTTTCGCCACCGCAGAAGCAATTACCAGTGTGGGAGCTAGACCTGTTTTTGTAGATATTGATCCAGAAAATTATCTTATGGATCTTGATCTAATTGAGAAAGTAATAACTCCTAGAACAAAAGCTATTTTGCCTGTGCATTTGTTTGGTCAGCCAATAGATATGGATAAAATAATGGCAATTGCTGAAGTGAATAATCTAAAGGTTGTAGAAGATTGTGCACAAGCGGCTGGTGCAAATTGGCGAGGTAAACCCGTAGGAAGTTATGGCGATGTGGGTTGTTTTAGTTTTTTCCCTACTAAAAACTTAGGTGCAGCAGGAGATGGAGGAGCAATAACTACTAATAATTTGGAGCTGGCAAAAACAATCAGGGAATTGGCTGTTCATGGAATGCCAAAGAGATATTTTCATACAAGCATTGGATATAATAGTAGACTCGATTCATTACAAGCTGCAATATTAAATGTTAAATTAACTCGCTTAAATAAATGGATTGAGCGAAGAAAAGCAATAGCAATTAATTATATAAGTCAATTATCATCTATAGAATCAATTGAATTACCATCTAATAATTTGAGCAATAATTCTTTCCATTCTTGGAATCAATTTGTAATAAGAATAATGGACAATTCTTTTGTCAAAAATATAAAATCTACCTCAGAAAATGTTTTTGATAATACAAATAGAGATCTATTTAAAAATGAACTTCATAGGCTTGGAGTAAATACAATAATTTATTATCCAATACCAATACATCTTCAACCTGCATATAGAGAGTTAGGGTATACAGAAGGATCTCTTCCTATTACTGAAAAAGTATGTAGTCAGGTTATTAGTTTACCTATTTTCCCAGAGTTAGAATCTATTCAGCAATCATATGTTATTGATAAAATAAAAGAACTATTTAAAAATTAAGCTATTTAATATTCGAATATAATTCTTTGAATATTGATGTTTGATTTCTGTGGTTTATTAAAGGTTTTGGATAGCCATTAATCTCCGTCGAAGTTATTTCACCTGAAAGTAAATGAGGCGTTGAGATGTGTGATAATTCAGGGATCCATTTTCGAATATAATTACCATTTTCATCGAATT
The sequence above is drawn from the Prochlorococcus marinus str. MIT 1013 genome and encodes:
- a CDS encoding DegT/DnrJ/EryC1/StrS family aminotransferase, producing the protein MQIPPFSLDEQISEIGDEIEKVLIKVFRSGKYIGGEEVASFEKAFALAIETSYSVSCNSGTDALILALRSLNIGEGDEVITSSFSFFATAEAITSVGARPVFVDIDPENYLMDLDLIEKVITPRTKAILPVHLFGQPIDMDKIMAIAEVNNLKVVEDCAQAAGANWRGKPVGSYGDVGCFSFFPTKNLGAAGDGGAITTNNLELAKTIRELAVHGMPKRYFHTSIGYNSRLDSLQAAILNVKLTRLNKWIERRKAIAINYISQLSSIESIELPSNNLSNNSFHSWNQFVIRIMDNSFVKNIKSTSENVFDNTNRDLFKNELHRLGVNTIIYYPIPIHLQPAYRELGYTEGSLPITEKVCSQVISLPIFPELESIQQSYVIDKIKELFKN
- the hisB gene encoding imidazoleglycerol-phosphate dehydratase HisB, coding for MNRTRSGEISRVTKETDVFVQIDIDGSGKCDVSTGIGFLDHMIQQLSSHGLFDIKVSANGDTHVDDHHTNEDIGIAIGQALSKALGDRSGIKRFGHFLAPLDEALIQVVVDCSGRPHLSFDLDIPSQKVGTYDTELVKEFFAAVSSNSGLTLHIRQISGTNTHHIVEASFKSFARALRMATEIDPRRSGQIPSSKGVLEQAGS
- a CDS encoding thioredoxin family protein, which encodes MVRTASTMLPLGTQLPDFELEMVSGLKFSPEDPFRCASHIRSFDLTKKPLFLMVICAHCPFVKHVESGITNLFNSFGDNVQFLAVSSNSLITHPQDSPELLAYQANNLGWKFPYLFDSDQILAKALKAACTPDFYIFWPSKDGVSKLRYRGQMDGSRPGNEIPVSGDDIRLVLSSLLKGEDISTDQKPSIGCNIKWHPGMEPEWFG
- the fabI gene encoding enoyl-ACP reductase FabI; the protein is MLLDLSGKKILVTGIANNRSIAWGIAQQLNAAGAELGITYLPDEKGRFEAKVKELTSPLNPSLFLPLNVQNSSQIEEVFEAIKNQWGQIDGLVHCLAFAGKEELVGNYSATSPEGFSRALEISAYSLAPLCKYAKPLFSKGAGVVTLTYLGAERAIPNYNVMGVAKAALEASVRYLSEELGPENQVRVNAISAGPIRTLASSAIGGILDMIHNVEEKAPLRRTVTQIEVGNTAAFLLSDLSSGISGQTVYVDAGYCINGM